The genomic interval GCCCAATTTACATCAGCCGAGTTCACAGAGTTCCTGGCCATTCGGTCAATCGAGCACATCCGAACAGCCGTGTATCACCCAGCGAGTAATGGGGGAGTGGAAAGACTCAATCAAATGCTCAAAAATGGACTCAGAGCCTGCCTGGAAGAGGGGAAAACATTTGACGATGCGCTCAGCCAAACCCTGCTGACCATCCGGGCGTCCAAGCATTCCACCACGGGGGTGTCACGTGCGCTGCTCATGATCGGACGAGAGCTAAGGCAGCCCCTGGATTGTTTGAGAGCTGAGCCTGCCCCTGTACAAGTGAGCCCAGGGCTCGAGACAGCCAAAGCTTCACAGGCAAGGATGAAAGGGAGGTTCGATGTCGCTCACAGAGTACGGCGCTCCTCACTGTGTGCAGGGGATTAGGTTAGGATCAATCGGCAGAACAAACTACGATCATACTGGTCAGAGCCACTCCAGGTGTCTGAGCAGCTAGCTCAAAAACTAACAAAGTCTgctaaagtaggcctaaaccaTTGAATGATTCCTAAACCATTCTGTTAAGCGAAATGTGGCCGTTAAGATTTGTAAGTGGCTGCAAATAGGAATAATGACTCAAAgataaccaaatatttcttcatTAGGGCAAGGCAGGCATATTTCTCTTTTACTGTAAACATATATACAAGTTCAACTAAATTTAAGTAAATTCGGATTTTCGTGACAAATTGGCCGCAGATAGAAAATGCTCTCTCCGCCTCCACGGATGTAGCCTGAATAGTACTAAAGCTTCAAACAACTGTTGCGAGTGTAGTGGTCTCCAGTTGGTGGCCTCGAACAGGGCCTACGGTAGGCCTAAAGCACTGTCGCCTGCATCAATGTTACAGCATGACAACAATAGACGTGCACTCCTTgcgttttttattttattttattttccgtTCCCCGTCATAACCTTTCCCAAGAATTGCATTCTGCATTCGCTCCGCGGCCCTTTATCGGCTATAactgcactatgtaagtttgccagatcgggtagcggatctgttgTTCGAAGGAATGAGagataagaaactacaaattgaCTTGCTTCTAATGTCGCaatcagacatgtggactcgagtcacatgacttggactcgagtcagactcgagtaatgattttaatgacttcagacttgacttgataaaattcggcatgacttgcgactcgacttggacttgaatactattcactcgagacttgactcggactttgcctctttgacttgtgatgacttgacatgtcttgaatcaaaaactacatttcctgatcgtggaccagtcaccccagagacgctttcccaccgcgactaaaaaaataaataaataaatagcggagacaaggagccagagcacagttcagtgctgccgctaccccgacacacgttacacactgtgtgtagggcaccaaaagacagaggaaggaccaacatttagccaatcactagtagctttaatgcaaactgatttgcacttttgttagagaacgtttcatgtcaaaatgcaccaacagcatgttacataaagatgatacttttcgagtcctctccattaagatccaacttgaacttatgctagcctactgcatttattTGAGAAcgcatctaagcacgcacgagagggagagaaaactagtaggttccagctggcttgtcattgttaatGATGATTGATTTCttgttttaaatataagaaacgtataaaaggaaatcgtgaagtcAACAAATATGAGATCAGAGGAGATTGcgaatttatccggttctcactatagcctactgttataaactatgagatccaggtatGACATactagctgcactcactgtgatttggaaagtgaacaagaatatgaagagttgtctttgcctttgtgtaatggaactggtgagtcttgaagtattctataatttatttacatgaagcatgtgatatgccgattgaaacgcattccactcagctactgtagcgaggtggctactggctaccaggctcataattcacttttaattgcaaacagaaaatgtcaagcaagcatcatgtcatacatgcttctttttccaaaggaatgaaagctatttgtgccaacttaatatcatgcttatcattgttaatattgtgctatacatgtggcacaaatgtttgagtttgaggactagccataggctataattgaatggagctggtaaaataacattattatgagaatgtgtggacagtggcacacaatgggcttaaagtgacagtgcacaatttacaaatgagataaatagcatcaaatgtgtagtatttcttaagaaattaatactttaaaacaaaattactgtcattattatcttttaaataatataaaagtgttgaccttggcttcccttatgagtcgccactggcagacagcctaataaattgtttgcaggcaaatcctagcgcagtgaactgccatcagtcaaattattactcatccttacagtgggctccgcaatttggaaaaacaatatatatacatttgcagctgtgctgagtgtcatgtagctatccgttttgtacagattactcaggtatgcacatgtgtatattacacaggtatgtCGTATGtcatatgtcgtaaaagattacaagacagaaacattgaacatattttaatctgtatttataaaaaaaatactgtggattagatggaagtgctaaaattatgatcgatagtctaataatggcattattaagtgaagagtacctgatgacttgttcaggacttgaaagagattgggacttggacttggactcgacttggctttgatgggacttggacttggtctcgacttggctttgatgggacttggacttggactcgacttggctttgatgggacttggacttggactcgacttggctttgatgggacttggacttggactcgacttgcccttctctgcctttacttgggacttgacttggacttcactgctaagacttgggacttacttgtgacttgcactaacagtgacttggtcccacctctggtcgcaatacatcatactttcataaaatcacgcaaaatagtctaccttgtctgtggaaaTCGTTATTtccaaatagcgtgcgtgcgacagaggaaaagtgctttggtgttgctttaatgcacATTAGAAATggtgtcagtcacacacacacacacacacacactacaatacaatacaaaatcAGTCAGCCCAGGCTTATGCAATGGAGTCACCACAATAATTTTTTTCAACATTCTTAGTCACACATACCTCTCCCTTAGCTtttgtctcactcactcacacacacacacacactctctctctctctctctctctctctctctctctctctctctgtgtctctatctCATTCTATAAATGTCTATCTGCTTTTGACTCTGAATCTTATTACCATTACTGAGACGACCAAACATTTCCATCTGCAAACTCTACCTTTGCTCCACCTCCCAcgtctgtctttgtgtgactCACTCGTCAGGTTTCAAGCATTTTGAGAAAATCTTAGAGACCCTTACAATCGTCAGTCAGATGTTCAATATAGCATAAGTAGTATAACTGCTGCTACAAGGATTGTATCAAGGTAAGAGTTTCAGTTCAACACACAAAATAGCCCAGTAGAAGAGGCTTGTGATTGTTTTGCATTCTTGACTTCAGGTTTGTCACAAAGAAAGTGATTATCACTTGGCTGGTCAAAACTGAATGTTTCAGCTGTTTACTTCAATACAAGTTAAATGCACGTTTAAAGGCACTTTAGTCACTTTTATGTTTTTCTGATCGTGAGCACAATGAATTGTTACAGCTATGTAACCTAAACATCCATTTAGCTACTGCTAACAATGACCTTTTCAGGATATAATCAAAATACACTTCTGCTTGGGTAATTTCCTCATTATACAGCAGAGTGATTATTGCCATTAAGCATGTTATATTTGTAAATCTATAGAGTAGTTGTAAAAGTGTGCACATCCCCACCGGTGAGGTGCCGGGCAAATGGAACTAGAACTCAAAAGAAAGTAGTGTGGTAGTGCGGGCATTTCATTCCTTTTGATATTTGTAAATCTATTCAGTAAAAATATCAGTTTCTAATGTCTTACAAATTCCTGACAAGACACTTCCATGTGTGAATCATAATGTATATTTCTGCATGGCATACTTTACGCTCAAGTATtcaaaaaaatcaaagcaatGGTTATGGAAGAAAACAGGTGACCTAAAGGCAAGTTTACAAAGTACTAAAATGAAAAGATTTAACAGAATAGCATGTGGTTTAGAAACACTTCACTTTCTGTTTCCTTTTCTGTGGTGCTATCTGTGGTAGATTAAACATGAACATGTGGTAGATTAAACATGAAAAAGCTTACAAAATGACTGTACTGTAATATTTACAATTCAAAGCCTTGAACACATTATTGCAACAATATTGTCTTACATATTTTTTGCGCATCCACTAATCAGCAGTGCTTCAGTATTGTTTTGTCTTTGTAATGCAACaatctctgtttttttcttcagttctttttttttttgagggagACAGACGAGGGCGTTGCATTTTAGGCCGCGAGTAGAGCATTGTTCTGAGTTTCACACAGCTGTAAAGTGAGGTAATGTCTGGTCCTGTcgtgttttttatttgaaagtTTGATATTACAGCCATCGATACAGTATGTTAACTAGCTGAAATTGTTTATGGTGCAGAGCCCAAACTGTGTATGAATGCTTTTTTTGAGCCCATATACAGAACTGAAAGCTACAGGACCATGAAAAGCAATACACTTACTTTGTCCAAGTGTATGTTATTAGAATCATGGACTGCTAATCAAGCTTTGCTCCTTTCTTAAATATAGCTCTAGGCCAGGtgaccatgcattttcccaccattACCTTTGTGGTAGCTGTCTATCTGGCCCTCATACCCCAAACTACCCAGTCATGCACCAGAGGCTCCCCTCGCGAGTGCAAAGAGGCCGAGTTTGCCCCAGGATCCAACCTGGCCGGTGAAGGCTTCGACATCACCAAGATGCAGCGCAAGGGAGCCTTTGTCATCGACATGAACCTATGGAGACGTGAAAACAACACCTGCATGCTGTGCAGGAACCCGTATCAAGAGGGCAAGATGCAGAAAGTCCCAGCAGCTGTGGTGGACTGGAGACCCAATCAGAAATGCAGCATGAAGGTGGCCAGCTCACTGTACCAGTCCAGTGAGTCCCTGGTCAGTTCCAGTGCGTCCAGTGTGGAGAACAACTGGAAAGCTAATTTAGAAATAGATGCCAAAAGGGGGGATGGCTCATTGATGCTGGCAGGGACCCAGTCAAAATTGGCTGAGTACTCAATGGAAAAAACGAAGAGAGACAAGTTTACCTTCTTAAGCCATAAAATGGTCTGTAGTTACTACAGGTATGGCAAGGCCTTTTGGGATCTTtgtaatgtaatatgtgttACTGCATAGTTAAATACTGAACTGTACAGTATGGTTTAGGTGTTTGTGTGACAGAGATAGCCCAGCCAATGTAACTAAATAAACCCACCTAGAAGACACAGCATTTGGTTGTTGTGGTTTAAAATTAGTTTATGTTGACGTGTAATGTCTAATACCAATATTTGATACACAATGTAGAGagaaaatataggcctattagaCCTGTTTTTACCTCAAATATTTTATAGGCCTAGACTCTATTTGACCTGTTTTGACCAAGAATGTACTAGACTCTTTTTTTAACTGTTTTTGACCTGTTACTCACTCTCCATTTTCCAATGTATAGCTACAGGGTTTCCAACCATCACACCCTTCATCCAGAGTTTCAGCGTGCCATTAATCAActtccaaagaaatacaccaGTGAGAACAAGCAACGCTTCTACAAGCTTATCAACAACTTTGGGACACATTTTATGACTAAGGTAAATGGTACAGTAACCAGTGGGTACAGAAGTGGGTACACCAGTTGTGCCATATGTAACTGACATTCAGAGATATGCTAGTGACAGATTCTAGGCCCTTGGGTTTTGCACACTATATCGTTTACACTTTCCCTATGTTTGCCTTCAGGTGACTCTGGGCGGGATGGTACAGTCAGTGACCAGCATCAGGCAGTGCATGGCCTCTTTACAGGGCCTGAGCTCAGAAGAGATCAAGATGTGTCTCGACGTGGAGGCCGCAGCCAGTGTTGGAGACAAAGTCAAGACAGGGGCAGAGACAAAGCACTGTGAGGAGGCAAAGGACAAGACTGAGGGCAAGAACAGCTTCTCCAGCAGCTTCAGTGACAGGTGAGCTAAGGGATTACACTTGAGGATACACCTGTTTTGTGTATGCTGTTCTTTCCAGgtttcttctttgttttcttaGTAGTAGGGTTTGGACCTCACCTAAGGCTATGTTAAAGCCCTTTCACTAGACTTAAGATGTTACTGGggcacatgcccccccccctcccccaatcaGAAAAATTGCTTATTCTTAAGTTAAAATGCATCAGTCTGCTGCACTTTTGGGCGAATTCTCCCATGTGCATAGGGTGCgtatatgtaaaaaaaaagtgcGCTCTTTAGCCTGCCCTTTGGGGAGCAACCCCAAAATCTTGGCTTTTCTTATGTGTACAACTCTTGTGCACATTCTGCCAAGTGATTCAAGCTTTGCAGCTACGCGTTCCCTGTGAGATTTTTACTGGGGCACAGCTTATAAATACTGGGGCACGTGCTCCAGTAAAAAGGGTCTAGTGACGCCCTGTAAATTGTTAATAGCAGTATGATTATCATCATGATTAAACactgaattaaatgttgttgttttttctcatTCATCCTGACAGGCTCACAGAGATTTTTGGTGGCCACACCACTGAGCCTGAGCTCCTCTTCTCTGCAGACAAAGACCCGGCCGCCTACAAGGAGTGGCTCTCCTCCCTGCCACTCAAACCAGACGTGATCTCCTATTCACTGGATCCCCTCCATGAGTTGCTGAGCCCCAAGCTTCCAGTGCGAAAAGAATTACGCAAAGCAATTAAGCATTACATTTTAGAGAGTGGACTCTGGCAGAACTGCTCTGAGCCCTGCAAGTCTGGTGTCAAAAGAAACCCAAAGGAGTCCTGTGTCTGCAGTTGCCAGGGTGATCCTGGTGTAGGTACTGACTGTTGTCCTGTTAAACGCGGTCTCGCTCGGGTGATTATCACTGCAGTCAGGGCCTCTGGGTTGTGGGGTGACACCACCACAGCTACAGATGCTTATGTGAAAGTCTTCAACTCTCAGAACATGCAACTGGCACGAACCCCTGTGATTTGGAACAACAACTCACCTCAGTGGAACATGGCCTTTGACCTTGGTGATGTCATTCTCTCTCAGACCAGCATGGTGAAGTTCGAGGTGTGGGATGAGGACAGCAAGTGGGATGACGACCTGCTCGGAACTTGCACAGTGAACCTCAAGGAAGGAACAAAGGAGGATGTGTGTAGCCTGAACCACGGAATGTTCTTCTACAAACTCCAGGTGGTCTGTGGTCCAAGCCTGAGTGGCCCATCCTGCTCTGAGTACGTGAGCTCTCCCATGAACGGTCACCTGGAGAGGCTGTACGCGTCTCGTCATGCCCGACCCATACCGAAGGACATGCTCGTGAAGATGGGAGTGTTTGGGGATGAACACCCTTTGCATGCCAATCTGACTGAACCAAACTGAAATGTTCTTTTTTACTCCCTCAGAAAACTATTGATTTACTACTCCGCAAGAATAATATACATCTGTCCTTTTCGCTTTTTcgtcattcttttttttttcaaagaaatATTTAGTCTACGATATCCTATTATTAGATTTACATTACACTCATTTACAAACTCAACATGGTTGCAGCCCCGCATAGCTGATATGGAATATAAAGTTTGTGTCCCTAGGTGGGCATGTACCTTTCTGTTAGCCCCTCCTGAAGTGGGGATATTTTATCAACAGACGCGCTGCAACTAGCAAATGACTTATCTCAAGAACAGCTGAAGCTAgtattttgaaatttggcatGCTTGTACTTAACTAAATTCATTCATAAAGTACCACTTGCCTTCGCTCAATGGTCATATTCAGTATGTATGTCTAGTTACATTCATTTTAGTTAGTTTTAGTTTAGTTACATTATTcgtttggcagatgcttttatccaaaccGACTTGCTATACTCAAGCTATTACATGTCAGCAGGCACAAAGTACTAATTCCTGTCACTCTAACAAAGTCCAAAAGAGAGCAGATATAAAAAGTACACGGTAGTGCACCAGTGTTAGAGGTATGACAAAAGAAGGGGATCTCAGAGACTAAATGAGTCTCCATGAGATTTGTGAAGATAGAGACGGATACCCCTGTTCTCTTAGCGTTTCATAGCTTGTTTCATCATTGAAGAATCAAAAATGTTAACAATCTTGACTGATAAGCACCTGTGAAGGGATGAAATGGCTAGATGTTTTTCACACAGTTGGTGAGAAAGCATAACTTTGTGTGATGGAATTTAGTTAATGGAATGCAGTCAGTAAACAAAATGTAACCATTAGTGTATGATATGGTATAAGTGATTGCATATGGTAGTGAAATATTCTAAAACCACTTTTATCTGTTTTTAAACTatgttgtgtgtttatgctttTTATACAATATTATAAATACATTATCCTGGTAAAATAAGAATCTGTcatactgtatgttcactgAGGTTTTCCCACTCAAAAGTACCTAATGACTtttgttaaaggagaaatccaatgatttttcacatagatctccatttctcactgagtaggcctactgtcgtaCTAGGAAAAAAACGattggttttatttttatttgatttatccgTTATTTTACCAGGTGATATCCCATTGAGATATTCAAATCTCTTTTAAAAGGGAGCCCTGGAGCAATAAATACACAAGTTGCACAGAAACATTGATGACAAGATAAGAGTAATAAGGACACAAGCCAGTgaccagtgttgggcaagttacttttaaaaagtaattagttacagttACTAGTTACTTCTTCCAAAAAGTAATTAAATTACTTACAGTTACAAATTATAAAAGTAACTAGTTACTTCAGAAAGTAACTAATGCATTTTGTACACATGCCATTtatgtacagtaccctccagaattattggcctctgctaaagttgactaaaaagaggaatataaaatcatcttttggaaattgatcttagaGATTGTCATTATTTAGATAGATattgtcatttatttatttcagttagcctattagctggtttgatgctcattgagctcaatgcaaatcaaaccagctaataggctaactgaaataaaaccatgacaatatctaggtatggtgaagggtttgtaatgatgtggggctattttaattccaaaggccaagggaaccttatcaggatgcatagtatcctggatccatgaaataactggcctttaaaaataaacatctgcctgcctctattggAATTCAACATTGGgatgccaatacttatgaccctgtattttaaggaagaacatttatttatttatgatacattattcattcacaaagaaaattggtgtccttaaaggttggatatttcctcatttttttacttaaggcattaagatccatttccaaaatatgattcctctttttagtcaactttagcagaggtgccaataattctggagggtactgtagatAGTATGTTTATATAGTGGATCGATACAAATAACACAATAGATCTTTTGGAACTTTTTCTATTTATTTGCCCCTCAAGTATATTGGCGGTCTATATAGTTCGATAacgtcagagactttctaatgtggagacacagcactcaaaaaatactccatagaaatgcatggggctagtttgtcacgccaatatggccgttgtctacgcatatcccaccccttcctcagcaaaacgtcgacatgtgaatacattgagccaatcatatggtgtgttgcgaagacatcgtgccaatcatgtgttgtgatctcgccgctggagcaagattggtgtcgtaaagccttgcgcatgcgcatttctgccgaaatggatgcccgacgagtgcccaaaaagtgttgtcaaatggccgccgagtggagggacttgcctaaaaggactttgataacGTCTACAGACACGGTAGGGCTACCCATCTTCTGACCCTCTCCCTCtgacagggaagctacaccaggcgcgtaactgaagcgttccgttcgcgacgcgtaaaatccattttagatgaatggtctatttttttttttcaaatatcacGTCTAAAGGGCACAACATGCTTCTGCGTCAACTCCACGGCATAGCTACGCCGGCACTCCTACGGCGTCGTGACCATTTTATGGTTCTGCGTCGGGTTGCTTTCCATCGTGGTGCATTTCACCGCCGTAACGCTCGGTGTCGCCTGTGTTTGCGTCGGCCACCACCGAAACAAGACTGTAGCCTATGACCGAAACGGTAGCCTACTCACAGGGAATGTAAACAGGCTCTGCTACTCAGAATGGCAAACCCCATAGACTGTCGTGCCCAacgtaaccaaaatatgtctgttTATTTGCAAGGCTTATGTCAGTGAACTAGCATGTTGCTAATCCCCACAGTAGGCTTTTTTTGGAGGTGCACGTCAAGCTACGGCGGAGGGGTCCGCGACGACGCAGAGGGGTCTGCGGGGGTACGCTGTCGAtccgacgcagaagcataaaataATAGGCTTAAATGGCACCATATCCTCCACTACATACCTAGCTACCAGTTTGTTCAGTTCGGTCTGAGACAACATGTGTCATGAGGCCTTAAAATCAAGCTTCAGTTGCTTAGGTTTTGTGGCACTGTCTCCTCCTTCGGTGTCCTTGGCCACTTATTTCGTGTAAGCATGTAACGTTGAAATACGTTTGAATTACTTGACACCGACGTGGATAGACACTTTTGCCCAGGGCATAATGTTCATTTcacaattaggcctacattaattCCTTTACTTTCTTGGAGAGGAAAGTCATGGCTATACGTGTTACAATACTGGGTGAGCACAATCGCAAGAGACCACAGAGATAAGGTTTCAACAGAGTTTATTGTCCAAGAAactaaacacaagcacacaggctTCACTTTAAAGTCTTTCAATCACAAATAGTCTTAACACACAGAAGATCCGTccaagagagggaaaaaacatAGAAACAGAAGTCCCGGTTCAAAACACAAAAGTAGATCCAGAAAAAGGGCCAGCAGTTCAAAAATCCAAGGCAAAACCACAAGTAATCCTTACAGACCGGGTCGGCAGTACAGTAGGAGGCAGCACAAGAGTAGGTTCCACAGGAGCAGCGTAAACACCTTCCACGAGGGCGAAAACCATGACTGAGCATAGAATGGCAGAAAAAAGGGACTTAAGAAGGCCACACAAAACGAGCCACAGGTGAGCCCCAGGATCACCAGCCACAGGGTCTCTCAGGGTGATTTCCAGGGGCTTGAGCCTTCTGGCGGCATCTCCTGGCAGACTGAGGTGTGACAATACTTCCATTTAGAGAAGGCTACTTTTGGATTAATTGGGCTCGCCATACCTGTGTCTCTCTCGTTGACTGACTCGCTTCTGCTATTCGTTGTGTGTTCGACTATGCGTGCTTTCGAACACCCGCCCAACTCTACCTCTGATTGGCTTACCATGAGATTGTACTCGACCTCAGCCAATCGTCAGCATTTATGCGCTTGTCTCGTGCACTGCCCGCTAACCAAGAGAAAAGTCTTTGCCTCTCTGCTCAGTAtttgatggaaaaaaaaacagcttcaaTTATAGTAATGCGCCGGATTTTTTGGCAGTAACGGTAACGGCGTTATTAAAATGGGAAGAGTAATCAAttagattactcgttactgAAAAAAAGTAACGCTGTTAGTAACGCCGTTATTTATAACGCCATTATTCCCATCACTGCCAgtgacacaacaaacaaacaatttacAGTACATGTAAAAACAATTTAAGAATGACATAAAGAGGTCATTGGAAACTTGTGCACTGTTCAAATTTGGATCGTTTAAGTAATTGTTTAAAATGTCCAAGTAGGATAAAAATAGAAAGCTTCAAAAGTTTTTGGAGCAAATTCCAACACCAAGGAGCAGCATAACTAAAAGCAGTCTTACCAAATTCAGTTGTTATAGGTGGGATATTTAGAGCCAGAGTGTTAACAGAGCGGAGATTGTAAATGAAATGATTCCAGGTCAACAGACTAGTAAGATATCTGGGTAAATTACTGTTTAGCTTTATGAATAAAAATGTGCCAGTGGAACCACCTACACCGACCTAAAGAGCTAAAACCAGTCGTCTCATAGTGCACCATGGTAGACTGTGTCAAGTGTGTGCAGCGTGGTAGAGGCAGCATGCATA from Alosa sapidissima isolate fAloSap1 chromosome 3, fAloSap1.pri, whole genome shotgun sequence carries:
- the LOC121704792 gene encoding perforin-1-like, coding for MHFPTITFVVAVYLALIPQTTQSCTRGSPRECKEAEFAPGSNLAGEGFDITKMQRKGAFVIDMNLWRRENNTCMLCRNPYQEGKMQKVPAAVVDWRPNQKCSMKVASSLYQSSESLVSSSASSVENNWKANLEIDAKRGDGSLMLAGTQSKLAEYSMEKTKRDKFTFLSHKMVCSYYSYRVSNHHTLHPEFQRAINQLPKKYTSENKQRFYKLINNFGTHFMTKVTLGGMVQSVTSIRQCMASLQGLSSEEIKMCLDVEAAASVGDKVKTGAETKHCEEAKDKTEGKNSFSSSFSDRLTEIFGGHTTEPELLFSADKDPAAYKEWLSSLPLKPDVISYSLDPLHELLSPKLPVRKELRKAIKHYILESGLWQNCSEPCKSGVKRNPKESCVCSCQGDPGVGTDCCPVKRGLARVIITAVRASGLWGDTTTATDAYVKVFNSQNMQLARTPVIWNNNSPQWNMAFDLGDVILSQTSMVKFEVWDEDSKWDDDLLGTCTVNLKEGTKEDVCSLNHGMFFYKLQVVCGPSLSGPSCSEYVSSPMNGHLERLYASRHARPIPKDMLVKMGVFGDEHPLHANLTEPN